GAAGCCGGAGTCCCTCGGCTGAGCCGGCTCCTGGGGCACAAAGCACATCTGAGACGAGTCCCGGTGCTGGaggttgctggagcaggaatgtggAGACAAGGAGACGAGAGCAGCAGGTCGAACCGTTGTCCTGAAACCCAGAAAGCAAGtggcagagaaaagaaagaggctGCTGAGCTCGCTGCACGAGTATCGGGCTGGATTGGTACAGCTGGGGCAATTTGTGCGTGCGCTTTCAGCCTTCTTCTCCAAAATACTGTGATCCTTCATTAGCCAAAGTGTTGCTTGTCCTTGACAACCCTTAGAAAAGACAGTCTAGCGTGGTGCTTTCTTGGTGAAGGGCAGAGCAAAGTTATTTTCTCCTCTTAATATTCGGTCACCAGAGCCAGCTCCGGTGTCAGGTTAACAGTGATGTTCTTATACAAGGCGTCATACGTGACGTTTGGAAAGTAGTTCAAGTTATTGAGGCCATCCAGGGCTTGCCTTTCTTTGGACTTCCTCAGCAAGGCATACCTGTGCAACGAGAACCAGAGTCACTTCCACGCGCCCCTCCGAGCCCCACAACGTCCTCCCAGCGCCACTACAACACCTGCAAAACAGTcgctcccagcagcagctgctgaacaACACGCTTCTGAGCCCTTAAATAGAGATAACTGTCACATTTTCTGGATTCTATATCATGAAATATCCCAAAGTTTAGAAAATTACAGTCCATCACTTGAAGAAGTGCAAAATGCAAGCCCCCGTCTGTCAAAACAACCTGTAGCTCCTACCCCAAACCTGCAGGTCCCATTGGGGACTGAGCTCGGGGGTCCTGCCAAGCCCTCACCAGCCAAAACATCCTGGGGAAAAGCAGCTGAACTGGACTATGAACAAGAGCAGAACTAAATGGTTTTAGTCCAAGGGATGATGTTGAGGAAGTAAAACTAGAATAATGATGGTTTAGGGAAGGAAACTGCAGCTGGTGCACAAAAATAGCCTTAATCAATTATGAGATATAAGGGCTAAAGGTGGGagggaagaaataaaaccagcagaAACATGCGAGCGGCAGAGGATACCGAGCGTCTGCAGCACAGCGCTGGGGCTGCGGCACCAGGGTGAGCAGGAGCTGAGCCCCGGGGACAGAAAGCACCGCAGGGAAGGATGCGCCAGGAGGAAGATGCTGGGTGAGAGTGAAGGAGGAAGTGCCACAGCTGGCTTCAGTCACAGCATCAGGACATGGGCGAGACACTTAACACCCTGATTAACACTCTCCTCCTCCACAGTGAAATGTTGGCTCCCCCTGCACCCTGCTCAGGTGGGGGAAGCCCCAGTGGCTCTCGGATGGTAGCAGTtggtccttgcccgccggtcagCGCAGAGCGGAGGGAAGCAGAGGTTTTGGAGGCGGGACACTGAAGATATCTATTGCTAAGCCGGGCCTAGGCTGGGGCTTCAGACACAGCTGTGTTCAGCCCCCGGGTACCAGCGTCACCTCTGCCTTGCCCATCCTCACCACAGACCCCCCCTCCTGCAGCAccgacccccagctcctgctgacGCTGAACTGGGGCCGGATGACGACCACGGAAGCATTAGAAACAACGGCTCAGTCCCACAGCACTCCCAACCCTCCACGCTTCAAGGCTTTCACTAAATATGGCTTTTTAAGCTGAAACAGACTTCTCTTTTTCAAGATCGGAAGAAGTATCTCTTACTGCATTCTGTCTAAGACAGAAATGAAAACTAGGGCTAAAGATGACATAGTCTCAAATGGAAACTTCTCCAAAAATGAGTCTTCTGTAGAAAGAAACCAGTAGGTAGCTCAAGATGGTGTCTGCAACATAAACCCTCCTTACTGACCCTTCCACCAGCAGCTGTCACGGGATGAAACCAGTGCGAGTGCCACCTCCCAGCTCAAAACCTGAGCACGGAACCCTGCTCTCTGCCTCCTGCGGCTGAGCACCGCCTGCTTCAacacttctcttccagacacacaGAAGCTTCTTTGATATTTGGCATCAGCCACCCCTGTAGGAACAAGCCCTTCAAGGTACAGGACAAGTCTTCAGCCTGCCGTGCTCACAACTCCCCTTTCCAACAGCACCCAAAGCAGCTACAGCCGCGAAGTGAGGACTTCTCATCATAGGGATGCGGGGTACAAAACACACTGGAGGAATCCGGGCAAGGCtctgcctccttcatctcccgtaGTTCGTTTCCTTCATGAGTTAAGGCTGTTACTGCCCTCAAACAGCTGCATGGAGCCTTGTCCCTGGTACAGACACTATGTGGAGGGCTTTGGaatcattaaaaacaaatttaaaaaataacttgcCTTCCTAAGAACTGCACTTCTCCCCGATGATGGTGAGGAATTGATTTGTATTTCCCTGTGTCTCCTTCCGGTCGAGTCACCGAGTAGCCTGCGTACTGTACTCTGCATTTAGAGAGGGAAgaataaaatatatgaaaataaaagaaggaGCTGTTGGCTTTGCTGTGCTTGCCAGCGCTGCACGGCGAGCGCCCGGGGCTCTCGGAGCAGCTCGTGCCTCCCCACCCCGCAGATAAGCTTCGCAAACCTCCCCGCTCCAGCCTGGGCCCTGGGCGAGTCCCAAGGTGCTCAGCACCCCAAGGCTCCAGCTCAGCCGAAGCAGTTTGACCTTGGAGCGCGGGATATCGCACACAGAGCCGCTCACTTCCCAACCGGCGCTTCGCTGTTCGCTCTCAACCCGCTGCCTGCTCCCACGAGCGGGCCAGGCTGGATCTTCCCCGGCCTGGGGGAGCGAGGCCAGTGCTGGCTGGTGGGACCACGCGTCCCCCAGCACGTGCAAGGCTCGGCCCGCAGAGCCACCGCCGGAGCAGAGATGGGGGATGCTGGCTGAGCCGAGCCCGTACCTGTTCCAGAGGTCGTCGTCTTCACCGCCCCAGCCCCAGAAGGCGTTAGGGAAGCCGTTGATCTTCTGGAACTGCTCGACAGTCAGGCCACTCACCCCACCGAAGAACTCGTTGTAAGGGAGCCTGAGCAGGAGAGGAAGGGTGAGGGCAGAGCACGGGAAGGAGACAGAGATTCAccttctgcctttaaaaaaaccTAACTTAACAGTAGTTCCTTATCTATCACAATAGCGCAGAGGAAGAGCAGTGCTTACAGATACATGTACTTATCCAGCTTGGCTGCAAAGTGCCTCGGCATCTGTCCACACCCATAGTAGTTACGGTCGTTTTCTGGTATGTGGTCCACATCGTGAAAGATGAGACAGTCCCAGTCCAAATCCTTCATTGCTTCCCGAAAGCCAACGTTGAAGAGCATGGCACGGTTAAAGGGTTGGTTTCCAGCCtggggagagagagacagagcGATCCTTCTCAAGGGGAGCCCCGTGCGGTTTGTGCTCCGCGTGTGCATCCTCAGTCTTATCTACAAAACCACAGAGGGCAACCAGCTCCCACATCGGCTGTGCACAGCAAAACGAGGTACTGGAACAGACGCACTAGTAAGATGAACCAAGACTTAAATATTTAATCTACCATGCAGGAGTAAAAATGAAGATGTTAAAGCTATTAGATACTTGAGGGGATGGTGGAAATGGAACACATTATTTTGATCAGTCTTTTTAAGATAAAGGAAGCAGAGCAAAATATAAGGTGTATTTACTGGGTGGAGGAAGCCAGGTACTTTAAGTGACAGGTTCACACACACAAATTACAGTCTCATGTTTTACAGTCATGAAAGTCTCTCAGATTAGAGCCCAGGTAAGAAATGCATAACTCTGGTCAGGCCATTCCTGTGCCCAGGGAACACCCCCTAGAACTACTGCAGAGATATAGAAATAACACAGCACTATTTAAACGGCAAATACCTGCTTCAAAGCTGTCTTTTAAAATATCTCCTCCAAtatagcattttttttcatttaatctcTTTGTTTTGTAAAAGCAGTAATTTTGGGGCACACCTCTCAGCTGTGCCTCTTCTATGTAGAATGGGACAACTTAAACGTTGCAATGTGCACCCCAAGCCTTTCAATGATGTGGTGTGACAGGTAAGTGCCCCGGGAGCCGCGGCAGCAGCTCCGGCTGACCGCCACCCCTCTAGCGCAGCACCTCTGCACCCCAGCAGCTGCCGCCCCACCTCACTCACTTGTTCCACAACGTAAAACGCGAACTGTAAACGTTGCCGCTGCAGCATGGGAATAAGGTGTCTGAAGAGGACGGGCAGGTGCTCGTAGCGATTGCGGAATGGGATGAGGATCGCCACCTGACGGGGAGAGGACACGGCTCTTACTGCACCGCACCAGCGGCTCCCGCCACGCATTGACCcccaggctggggagcaggaccGGCTGTGTCACAGGAGAGGAACCAGCACCAAACGTGGCATCTCAGCTGCTCCACGTAGGGCTGAACAGCCTGGAACCTTCCAACCCCCACGGCATGGACTGTACGTCCACTTTTTGGCAAATTGCTACTTTGGGGAAATTCAACATACCCTTGAACAGGAGACCAGCAGCCTCCGCTCAGTGCCTGTGCCcagcgctggggacagcaggaatgGGGACAGGCCCGGCTACACTGCCCTAGGCCACCCCAGTCTCCGtaaatgggagtccccagggatGCCACCGCCTCGCCTCTGCAGGTCAAGTGCCACCCCAGGCAGGGCGAGCTCCCTGTCCCAGTCCTCAGCAGTCCCTGCAGAAACTCAGAGCTGACTTACGTGGCACTAAACCAGCCCCGGAGCTCAGCGGTTCTCCCCCAGGCACTGCAGCCCCACACTTCCAACATCCTTATTACTCAGGAACATCTCTGAGCTGCAGCTCCAGTTAACGTCGTCCCACCACCCACCCAGGACCCTCCATGCCCAGCAGGGACACGGGGCTGCCCTGTTACCTTCCAGCGAGGCAAACAGTCGCTCGGCTTCCAGTGGCCTCCCAGCTTGATGGAAGGGTCCTTTGCGAAGAACTGGTGGATATCCTCCATCGTGATCTCGCTCATATTTACATCGATGGGGCCCTCTGCGGAGACAAGCAGACGAGGGGGTCAGGAACCTGGTCCTGGATGGGGGGGTTCTGCTGCATCCCTGCCCGCTGTCCCCAGCACTGAATGCAGGCAGCCTCCTCTTTTCCCCGAACACCAACAAAACCGAGTGGGAAATGCTGCTGGCGTGACTGGGAACACCTCCATCCCTCCAGCAGCTGGTGGACgcagctctgcagagacccaGAACAGCCAGGGCACCCCCTGCGCCTCCATACAGGTCTCCAGCAGGCACCACACCCCACACCGCAGCAGAGAGCAGTTTCCCCCCTTAGGAAACATTTACCCCAAAAGCCCAGTTTTCCACTGCAATATTGCTGTGGGGGAAGCATTTCTTCCCGCTGCAGCTCCCTTGGGGGCTCCAGCGTTCCTCCCACTGCAGTCCCTGCCCGGCTCAGGGCTGggaccagcagcagcacagccaagaGGCAAGGAAGCCACCGCTGTGCCTGGAAAAGGGCTGCCTGAGCCTTTCCACCAGCACACAATCCCTCTTTTGTTTGTGTCTGCCAAGCGATGGGCTCCTGCTTGGGAAGGGACACATGTCTCCACACAGCAGGGATTCATGTGTCTGAGCGGTAAACAACGACTGCCCAGGAGGTGATGGGACTCCAAACAGCACTCCCATTCATCCCCAGGTGCCCGGTGAGGACAGGTACAGCAGCGAGCCGGAGGACACCACGATGTGCCCTCCAAAGCCATGGGgagcaggactggggcacagcGCATCAGGATGCTACTCACTCATAGAAGGGAGCCTCTCAGGACAGGTGTGGTTGGGGAAGTAGGTGAAGTCTTCAGGAAGAAACGTTGTGGCTTGTAGAAAGGTGTCATTGTGATTCAAATCAAGAGGATAATCTGGGGAaggaaaatacaaaaagaaaagcttGAGCTGCAGGTCTCTGTATTTTCCAGCCACGTCCCTGTGTCC
The DNA window shown above is from Patagioenas fasciata isolate bPatFas1 chromosome 16, bPatFas1.hap1, whole genome shotgun sequence and carries:
- the B4GALT5 gene encoding beta-1,4-galactosyltransferase 5, translating into MRWPRGPCGAWRLLPRRSLLAALFLFSLSSSFLYFVYVAPGIVNTYLFMMQAQGIMIRENMRTIGAQVYEQVVRSAYAKRNSSVNDSDYPLDLNHNDTFLQATTFLPEDFTYFPNHTCPERLPSMKGPIDVNMSEITMEDIHQFFAKDPSIKLGGHWKPSDCLPRWKVAILIPFRNRYEHLPVLFRHLIPMLQRQRLQFAFYVVEQAGNQPFNRAMLFNVGFREAMKDLDWDCLIFHDVDHIPENDRNYYGCGQMPRHFAAKLDKYMYLLPYNEFFGGVSGLTVEQFQKINGFPNAFWGWGGEDDDLWNRVQYAGYSVTRPEGDTGKYKSIPHHHRGEVQFLGRYALLRKSKERQALDGLNNLNYFPNVTYDALYKNITVNLTPELALVTEY